In the genome of Raphanus sativus cultivar WK10039 chromosome 4, ASM80110v3, whole genome shotgun sequence, one region contains:
- the LOC130511131 gene encoding uncharacterized protein LOC130511131 has protein sequence MKEKSVARTVRRSKRQKGEDASVEPLKTQRRPRKLTGQTAEDTATDMQIGTQESALEEHPREEVVSPEKEIENEDPENEGDSPEKDGEDPEDEGEEPEDEGEEPEDEGEELEKGDADDTQHPSESVLGEQPSESVQGEQPETKTKRRRGRTRMSKVAKNIEDKVEVEFISLGEHVGDGSVTLSSFLGPLVREHVPVLLGDWRHLDEQIKDTMWEEIQARFKLTEQWQKEAVLKQMGCIWRSSKSRLVSLVRNVGSMEELTKLKPSNVQSASAWMNWVKTKKGKDFKVTSDKFRELRRNQIPHTTSRKGMVRLAHEMKKKSSNPTQVTRSKVWIAGHTHSDGRPVRPEFEDTIEKIKTLDTEMESTASTSVNDDAVSQVLGKDKPGRIRGMGRGITATKIAFMQARDSHVLKLEAKQAELQDELRGLKDVVRGLTASKSNHVDGVSNSEFSDLSKGPRCQILDWCSVDDVVIGEGEFCSSEPTYKIGRIPLGMHAGAILVKSVTNEEAPIWRPTTSVTTLGQAIGMKIAWQLEKLILDEDYSENMPTEGEGDKILIYDWSKEDVLVAEGRLQSTDPKKLVNNIPLGPSAAIVKVDRVVNEDGSLWRPNVEKLMIGDALGENIPWPIHKILKATVQANRDELMSRSRSRAYAILLTMTGKRLNSMLLFFFAFFSLRLSDICLDQVYEFPVVRFYALFHNSRTVPLFADFVSSSLPSMFSNLVVPFIAVRVGGDSP, from the exons ATGAAGGAGAAATCTGTTGCACGTACAGTTCGTCGCAGTAAGCGCCAGAAAGGTGAAGATGCGAGTGTTGAGCCATTGAAAACTCAGAGAAGACCCAGAAAGCTTACTGGTCAAACAGCAGAAGACACAGCAACTGATATGCAGATCGGTACTCAGGAATCTGCATTGGAAGAACATCCTCGTGAAGAAGTAGTATCACCAGAAAAGGAGATAGAAAACGAGGATCCAGAAAACGAAGGAGATTCACCAGAAAAAGATGGAGAAGATCCAGAAGACGAAGGAGAAGAACCAGAAGACGAAGGAGAAGAACCAGAAGACGAAGGAGAAGAACTAGAAAAAGGAGACGCAGATGATACGCAGCATCCAAGTGAATCAGTCCTTGGTGAGCAGCCAAGTGAATCAGTCCAAGGTGAGCAGCCAGAGACCAAGACAAAGAGACGAAGAGGGCGTACTAGGATGAGTAAAGTGGCTAAAAACATTGAAGACAAGGTTGAAGTTGAATTTATATCTCTCGGTGAACATGTAGGGGATGGATCAGTAACACTTTCCTCATTTCTTGGTCCACTTGTGAGAGAGCATGTACCAGTCCTTCTTGGAGATTGGAGGCACCTTGATGAACAGATCAAGGATACAATGTGGGAGGAAATTCAG GCGAGGTTCAAACTGACAGAACAGTGGCAAAAAGAAGCTGTGTTAAAGCAGATGGGGTGTATATGGAGGTCTTCAAAGTCAAGGCTTGTAAGCCTTGTGCGAAATGTTGGGAGCATGGAAGAACTTACTAAACTAAAACCAAGCAATGTTCAATCTGCGTCAGCTTGGATGAATTGGGTGAAGACAAAGAAAGGAAAAGATTTTAAGGTCACTAGTGACAAATTCAGGGAATTGAGGAGAAACCAGATTCCTCACACAACTAGTCGCAAGGGAATGGTTCGCTTGGCTCATGAAATG aagaaaaaaagttcaaaCCCCACGCAAGTGACTAGGAGTAAGGTCTGGATAGCAGGACATACACATTCAGATGGGAGACCTGTGAGGCCTGAGTTTGAAGATACTATT gaaaaaatcaaaacccttGATACTGAAATGGAATCCACTGCCAGTACGAGTGTTAACGACGATGCTGTGAGTCAGGTCCTAGGAAAAGACAAACCAGGAAGGATTAGAGGAATGGGCAGAGGAATAACTGCTACGAAGATAGCATTCATGCAGGCCAGAGACTCACATGTACTGAAACTTGAAGCTAAGCAAGCTGAATTGCAGGATGAACTTCGTGGTTTGAAGGATGTAGTTCGTGGATTAACTGCATCTAAAAGT AATCATGTTGACGGTGTCTCCAATTCTGAGTTCAGTGATCTGAGCAAAGGACCTAGGTGTCAGATTTTAGACTGGTGTTCAGTAGATGATGTTGTCATCGGAGAAGGAGAATTCTGCTCATCTGAACCAACTTACAAAATTGGACGAATTCCACTTGGTATGCATGCTGGTGCTATTTTAGTTAAGTCTGTTACAAATGAAGAAGCACCTATCTGGAGGCCTACGACATCTGTTACCACACTTGGCCAAGCCATTGGAATGAAAATAGCATGGCAACTTGAGAAGCTCATTCTGGATGAAGACTACTCAGAAAATATG CCTACAGAGGGAGAAGGCGATAAAATCCTAATCTATGATTGGTCAAAGGAGGATGTACTTGTTGCTGAGGGTCGTCTCCAGTCAACTGACCCAAAAAAACTGGTTAACAACATTCCATTGGGTCCTAGTGCTGCTATTGTCAAAGTAGATAGGGTAGTTAATGAAGATGGTTCTCTATGGAGACCAAATGTGGAGAAGTTGATGATTGGTGATGCACTCGGTGAGAACATCCCATGGCCTATCCATAAGATTCTTAAGGCTACTGTACAAGCAAACAGAGATGAACTGATGTCTAGAAGTAGATCGCGTGCG TATGCAATACTTCTCACCATGACTGGAAAGAGACTCAACTCTATGCTCTTGTTCTTCTTCGCCTTTTTCTCCTTGAGATTATCTGATATTTGTTTAGATCAGGTTTATGAGTTCCCAGTTGTGCG TTTCTATGCTCTCTTTCATAACTCAAGGACGGTTCCACTATTTGCTGATTTCGTTTCGTCTTCTCTTCCCTCTATGTTCTCTAATCTCGTTGTACCTTTCATCGCTGTTCGTGTTGGTGGTGACTCTCCCTAA